The Candidatus Beckwithbacteria bacterium genomic interval CTGTCCAAATCTGATTAGTAGCAGCTGAAGTTGAGGCTGCCTTAGCAGTTGAGTAAGCTTCACTTAAAGCTCCTAAAATTGATTGAGTTCCAGTTGGAAGACTGGTATGAGTGCTGTCTGAAAGTTGAGCCTGAGCCCGAGTATCGGCTAAAATTAATTCTGTGCCACCAGTGACTTTACCATTAACAGTAACATTCCCAGCTGCATCAACGCTGAACTTTGAGGTTGGGACTAGACCTGATTTAAGATCTAATAAATAAGGGGTAGTATTATTACTTTCTAATTCAGCTGTTAGCACTGATCCAGTTACTAATTGAGAGTTAGTGATTTTAACACTGTCACCAGAAACATTTGAGCCAATCATTTCAATACCGCCGCCGCCCATAGGGGAAAGCGTAATATTGCCAGTAGAATCATAAGGGGTTGAAATCGTTACAGCCTCTCCTTCGATACCCAACGTTCCATTGCTACCTTTAACCTTAGCGCTTTCAGCTGCTAAAACCAACTGACCAGCATCATCAATAACTGGAACTTCATTAATATTGGCTTGTTTAGAGGCTGGATAGTTATCCAGTTTCCAGGAATTAGCAGCTGCCATAGCGGTAGAAATTTTAGTTCTGGGTAAAAATTCTGTGCCACCAATACTGGTACTTAAATACAAATTTTCATATTCAAAAAAGATCTTACCGTCAATTGCTTTGTCACCACTTTTGGGATCACCCAATTTGGCTGTGAACATGCTACTCTCATCGGGTTTGAGACTCCATAGTTTTGAGGTCCATAATGGTTCAGTACTGGTATCACTGGCATACAATGAGAAAATAATCTGTGATTGACTAGTAATAGGTTTACCGTTGCGATCTTTAATTTGGCCTTGAAAATAAATAGTCCAGGGAATATTTCCAGCTTCTTCTTGATTATCTTTGTTATTTTTATTTACTTTTTGTTCTAGTTCAGCTAATAGTTCTTCAGGTACTTGTGATGGTGGAAATAACAATTCCCATGGTCTAAAGATAGAGAGTAAAAACAGCAGAAGTACTACTGCCGCCATAATAATAAGCTGACGGCGATTAAAACTAACTCCTGTATTATCACTTCCACCTTGACCAAGTCTAGTAGGCTTGATCAAGCTATCAAAACGATGGCCAATTTCTTTTTCATCAAACGGGCTTTTAATAAATAAACCCTGCTCAACTGCCCAGGTAAAAAATTTGCGCAATGAAGAAACTTTTCGCTCAATAGAAGCTGGAGCCATGCCTAATTGTTGTTGTAGATATTGGCGATAGGCATCAATAAGTTTGGGAGTCATTAAGTCAAAATCAACCCCTTTTTCATACTCATGAAGCCAAGAGAAAAACTGTTCAGCATCAGCTACATAATTTTTGATGGTAGTAGGTGAAAGCTGGGCGGCTTTTAAGTGTCTGGCGAACTGGTCAAAAATCGAAACAGCTGGAGCTGGGTCGGTGGTTTTAGGAACCTCAATTTCATCGAGTTGAGTAGTAGGATCTATTTCGACTATTTTTTTGCTAGTAAGATATGATCCAAATAGTTTCAAGGCGGCAACGGTATTGTTAACAGCCTCAGTTTCGAGGTTTTGAGAACTTAAATATTCTTTGTAGGCCTCAAAATTTTCAGGAGTAAAATTACGTCTAACTAGAGGAAGTTGATCGTACCAGGTAAAAAAGTCTGTCAGCAACTGCTCGTACAAAGCTAAATCAGTTACCTGTTCTAACTGGGGTTTTAACCAGGTTGTAAATTTAGAAAGAAACTGTTTAGCGGTAGTAGAAGAGGTAAGGGCAGTTCCAGGCATACAGGCAGTTTAAGCTCCTAAATCAAACACAGTAATATCCATACTAATCCAAACACTGACATGCTAGCCACAATCTCACCCAGTTGAGCTTTGTTGAGCTTGGTGAAACTAGTTGACCAAAGTGGAGTGTTGCCAATTTTACTGCCTTGGTAGTTGCTAGCATATTTGTAGGTGGAAATCATAGATTTGCGGAAAAAGTGCCTGGTGCTTTTTCTGCGCTTTTAATTTTTTTATTTTCTCTGTTAATGTGGAGATTATCAAAATTTTATCTCCGTATTTCTACTATAATAATAAAATGAAACTCGTGTCAAGAGGTAAAACAGAGTAGAACAAGTAATTTTTTATAAAGTGTTTACTAGAGATGTTCAAAATAGATCAAATCCGAGCACATTGATGCACTGATTGCTAAGATTTTTTCCTTGCCTATGTGTACTATTTATTTAATTTAAATCATATAAAAATATAGTAAATACTATTAAGTGATATAAATATAACAATATATATACTTTGAATATATCTAAGGAAAAATTTGTCCACTTTTATTGTTCTATTGCACAAAGACCTAAAATTCGCTAGGCTAGAAGATATGGATCTTAGCTCAAATAGCAATCAAAACCAAAGCAACCAATCTCAGTATCAACCCACAACGTACAATTTTAATGCAGTAGGTGATGTGGTTACTCGTCCAGAAACACGCAGGATCCATACTTCTTTATCTGGGCTGATTAAACTATTACTCATACTACTGGTTCCTATCGGAGTTTTAGCGGGAGTATTTGTATATATTAGTAGCAATGGTCAGGAGTCTACATATCGAGAGAGTAAAGGAGTGATGCTATCGGTCCCTATGAAACAGGTTAACTGGCAGGATTTGGGCAATGTGTTTGAGCCTGTGATAGAACTGCCTATCAAAACAGAAGCCGGGTATGAAAATTGGGAATTTTTACTTGATTCAGGAGCAGTGGTGTCGTCTCTTCCCAGGGAGTGGGCTGAGAAAACAGGTCAAGATTTAGCAAAACTCAAACGTTCAACATTTCGAGGTTTTGGTGGTAAAACTAGCTTTGCTTATCAGGGGGAAATGATGGTGCTTCTTGGTGAAGAAGATCGAGCTGTCCCAGTAGTTTTTACTGAAGCTAATGGAACAAAATCTCTCTTAGGTAGAAAAGGTTTTTTTGAAGACTATAGTGTATATTTTAATCATAAAGAGCAACAAATTGAAATTAGAGAATAACCTTGCTAAGGTGATAAATCTGGTTCATAATGAGCCAAGTCTATCAGTAAACTATGGGGTTACTACAAACATTTGATCAGCTGTCATATAAAAAAATAGTTTCAATTGCTGTATTTGTTTCAGTACTTTTTGCTGTGCCGGTTGGAGTTTTTTTGGTCAAACAACAAAGTCGGATCAATTCTCGGGCTGCTTATGAAAAGCCAAAATCAGCTCAAGAACCTAAAGCTACGCCTGGACCAATTCCTCAAGAAGCACCCCTGGTTGGTCGAGCTTTTCCATGGGTTGGAAAAGTTGGTGATATCATTTGGATTCAAGGATTTCACTTTGGCACCAATCCAACAGATAAACAACTACGTATTGGTGGCATAGAAATTCCTGAGGCTCAAATTACAGCTTGGGAAGACGATATGATCCAAGCTTTTATTCCTGAAGGAGTCAAGCAGGGGAGCATAGTTGAGGTTCGAGTTGGTAGTCACTCGGTTTCTAAAAGTCTACCCTTAGTTATCTATGATCAAAGTACTGATTTAAAACTGCGCAAACAAGGAAGTGTTTTATATGTAGAGAATGCTCCAGATGTTGCCAAAGCTATTATCTGGACTGGGGATGATGAGATTCCGACAAAGCAGCATAATCAGGAGGTAGCTATGCAGGCTTCTGGTAAAACCATTATTTTTGATACCCAAGGCCTGCCTGTTTTGACCGTTCTATTATTGGATAACTCTGGGAATATGCTGCCATACTATGTAGACCCATTAGAATTTGACTTTTAAATCATTTTTGACAAACTCGGGATAATTAGCTAAAATCTTGGCAATGCAAAATAAATCTTTACTCACTAGCCTCCTTCTTAAAAAGCATATATAGAGCTTGCGGAGAGCTGGTTTTTCTAGTTATGATACTCCCGCAAGGGAGTTTTTTTATTTATAAAATTAAAAAACCTATGAAAAACAAACAAGCATACAACCATAAAGACATAGAAACTAAATGGCAGCAAAAATGGGCAGAAGAAAAACTATATAGTACCGATTTACATAAGGCTACAAATCCTTACTTTAATCTAATGATGTATCCCTATCCTTCAGCTGAAGGACTTCATGTTGGCCATTTATTTGCTTTTGGAGGAGCCGATATTCATGGCCGTTTTATGGCTATGCAGGGTAAAGATGTATTTGAACCCATGGGTTTTGATTCAGGCGGAATTCATAGTGAAAATTTTGCCATTAAAATGGGAGTTCATCCCAAGGACTTGATTGCCAGCAATATTAAGAATTTTATTAGACAGCTGAAACGGATGGGTAACCGCTTTGATTGGGATCACACCGTTGATGTTATGGATCCAGAATATTATCGCTGGACGCAATGGATTTTTACCAAGCTATTTGAGGCAGGACTAGCTTACAAAAAAGCCGCTCCGGTTACCTGGTGCCCTTCCTGTAAAACTACTGTTTCAGATGAACAAACGGAAAAGCATGGAGAAGAAGTAGTATGTGAACGCTGTAAAACTCCAATCGAGCGGCGCAATATGAAACAGTGGTTTTTTAAAATTACTGATTATGCCGATCGACTCCTCGAAAATACCTACAAACTTAATTGGTCACAAAAAGTTTTGACAGCCCAACAAAATTGGATTGGCAAAAGCCAAGGAGCTTCTGTTGCTTTTCAGGTTGCTGGGGACCAAACTAAAATCAACGTTTTTACTACCAGGCCAGATACTTTGTTTGGTTGCACTTTCTTTTGTTTAGCTCCTGAACACCCTTTAGTAACAACTATAACTACTGATAAATACAAAAATAAAGTCGATGAATATGTGGCCAAAGCTACTCGTAAAACCGAACAGGAACGTAAAATGGCAGAAAAAGATAAAACTGGGGTCTTTACCGGAGCATATGTTATCAACCCAGTTAATAATGAAAAAGTGCCGGTTTGGGTAGCTGATTATGTCTTAATGGGTTATGGGGAAGGAGCAGTGATGGGAGTGCCGGCTCATGATGAACGGGATTTTGCCTTTGCTAAAAAATACGATTTAGAAATTAAAAAAGTCATTCAATCAAATACGGAGTCTGAAATAGATTGTTATGCTGGGCCAGGAGAGATTATTAATTCAGGTCTTTGGAATAAGTGGCGGTACCCAGAAGATAAAAATAAAGTGATCAATTACTTAAAAGAAAAAGGTATCGGAAAGCCTGAGACTACTTTTAAAATTAGAGATTGGAATATTTCTAGACAGCGCTATTGGGGACCACCGATTCCAATGATCTATTGCCCATCTTGTGCTGAATCAGAAAAAAAGATGAATGTGATTTTATTGCATGGTTGGTATGGTCATTCTCAAGAAAATTGGTTGCCGTGGCTTAAAAAAGAACTAGAAGAACGGGGTTATACAGTACATGCGCCTGATCTACCCAACTCCCAATTTCCTGACTATAGAGAAACGATGGACTATATTGAGAAAAATTATCAAAATATATTAAAACAGGGCAATACTGCTATTGTGGGTCATTCTTTGGGTGGATATCTTGCTTTTAAGCTGGCAGAAAAATATCGTTTAAAACGAATTGTGGCGGTTGCTCCGAGTTATCAAGAAAAAGTATCTGAATTCCCAGAAGATTTAGTAAAAGAATATAAAAAGGAGTTTGAAAAATTAATTAATTTTTATCGAGATGGCCAAAAATTTGAAAACAAAAAAGTCGAGCAAAACGTTCGAGATATAAAGGTTTTTTACTCTGATGACGAGCCGTATATCAATGCTAAGAATCAGGGTATTTATAAAAAAACTTTCCCATTTGCTACCTTTTTACAATTCCAGGGGCGAGGTCATTTTGGTTCTAGGGAAAATTGCAAAGAACTACCTGAAATCTTAAGTTTTTTTGATCAGGAGCGAGCTGGCTGGCTGATAGTTCCTAAAGATCAGCTGCCAGTTGAGTTGCCTCTTATTACAGATTACTTACCCGATGGTTCTGGACAAGCACCTTTAGCTCGTCATCAAGAGTTTGTAAAAACAATGTGCCCGGTTTGTGGTGGTCCAGCTCAACGGGAAACCGATGTTTCAGATACCTTCCTAGACAGCTCCTGGTACTTTTTACGATATCCTAGTACCAAGGGGGGGGTAGTGGATGCTAAAACAGC includes:
- a CDS encoding leucine--tRNA ligase; this encodes MKNKQAYNHKDIETKWQQKWAEEKLYSTDLHKATNPYFNLMMYPYPSAEGLHVGHLFAFGGADIHGRFMAMQGKDVFEPMGFDSGGIHSENFAIKMGVHPKDLIASNIKNFIRQLKRMGNRFDWDHTVDVMDPEYYRWTQWIFTKLFEAGLAYKKAAPVTWCPSCKTTVSDEQTEKHGEEVVCERCKTPIERRNMKQWFFKITDYADRLLENTYKLNWSQKVLTAQQNWIGKSQGASVAFQVAGDQTKINVFTTRPDTLFGCTFFCLAPEHPLVTTITTDKYKNKVDEYVAKATRKTEQERKMAEKDKTGVFTGAYVINPVNNEKVPVWVADYVLMGYGEGAVMGVPAHDERDFAFAKKYDLEIKKVIQSNTESEIDCYAGPGEIINSGLWNKWRYPEDKNKVINYLKEKGIGKPETTFKIRDWNISRQRYWGPPIPMIYCPSCAESEKKMNVILLHGWYGHSQENWLPWLKKELEERGYTVHAPDLPNSQFPDYRETMDYIEKNYQNILKQGNTAIVGHSLGGYLAFKLAEKYRLKRIVAVAPSYQEKVSEFPEDLVKEYKKEFEKLINFYRDGQKFENKKVEQNVRDIKVFYSDDEPYINAKNQGIYKKTFPFATFLQFQGRGHFGSRENCKELPEILSFFDQERAGWLIVPKDQLPVELPLITDYLPDGSGQAPLARHQEFVKTMCPVCGGPAQRETDVSDTFLDSSWYFLRYPSTKGGVVDAKTAQSNAFDPKLTKKWLPVSQYCGGAEHSVLHLLYSRFVTMALYDLGYLDFEEPFPNFYAHGMIIKDGAKMSKSRGNVVDPDQYLDRYGADVIRLYMGFMGPYSDGGDFRDTGIAGMERFVKRFWNFIHTHQNKTLNDENLLKTIQSEQQQLIKRATSGIKRFKYNTSIAAIMEFMNFLEKTIQEHPNNFKDIKETTEEISNPFKQALTTMILLIAPLAPHISEELWQQLHGNSKEFISVHQQAWPKYQADLIVKGESTIVVQINGKLRASFSVSMEKTTEKKYLLEKARAIPAIAKHLDGKEVRREIVVPGKLVNFVI